The following proteins are encoded in a genomic region of Acidobacteriota bacterium:
- the ruvC gene encoding crossover junction endodeoxyribonuclease RuvC codes for MRVLGIDPGSETLGWGVVDGTGTKYTLVDFGTVRSSTRDAFSKRLHNIYDAVADLMAIHSPDVLSVEDTFYAVNVGVALKLGQVRGLMLLLAEQRGMAIAEYAPRLIKQTVVGHGNAEKHQVQQMVKILLKMKTIPTPHDAADALAIAICHFHHAGMQDKIRKADKRQK; via the coding sequence ATGCGTGTTTTAGGAATCGATCCGGGCAGCGAAACGCTCGGTTGGGGTGTGGTCGACGGCACCGGAACCAAATACACGCTGGTGGATTTCGGCACCGTCAGGTCGAGTACGCGCGATGCTTTCTCCAAGCGGCTGCACAATATTTATGATGCCGTCGCTGACCTGATGGCGATACATTCGCCGGATGTGTTGTCGGTTGAAGACACGTTTTACGCGGTGAATGTTGGTGTCGCTTTGAAACTCGGGCAGGTTCGCGGCCTCATGCTTCTGCTCGCCGAGCAGCGAGGAATGGCGATTGCCGAATATGCCCCGCGATTGATAAAGCAAACCGTCGTCGGCCACGGCAACGCAGAAAAGCACCAAGTACAGCAGATGGTCAAGATCCTGCTCAAGATGAAAACGATACCGACGCCGCACGACGCGGCCGACGCCCTCGCGATCGCGATCTGTCATTTTCATCATGCCGGCATGCAGGACAAGATCAGGAAAGCCGATAAGCGGCAAAAATGA
- the fdhD gene encoding formate dehydrogenase accessory sulfurtransferase FdhD, with protein MKTAPAYSEFAVRRVASGEPCVDLDDVLAIEEPLEIRLGFPKNGKIEHRAISITMRTPGDDEDLSAGFLFTEGILEHRSQIATIRRCGIPAKGKDLQNTVVVELTEGVDVDLERLTRNFYTTSSCGVCGKSSFEALHTGVRKLDISNIQVSSEVVHGLNATLLAAQATFEKTGGLHASVIFDLDGTVDTIAEDVGRHNALDKVIGRKFMSGETPMSNKILMVSGRASFELVQKALWAGIPILAAVGAPSSLAVELAREYGMTLIGFVRDERFNIYCGRHRIDAPITMVN; from the coding sequence GTGAAAACAGCACCAGCCTATTCGGAATTTGCGGTTCGTCGTGTCGCATCGGGCGAGCCGTGCGTCGATCTTGACGACGTCCTGGCGATCGAGGAACCGCTCGAGATACGGCTTGGGTTTCCGAAAAATGGCAAGATCGAACACCGTGCGATCTCGATCACAATGCGGACGCCGGGCGATGACGAGGATCTTTCGGCCGGATTTTTGTTTACGGAAGGAATTCTAGAGCATCGAAGCCAGATCGCAACAATTCGCCGTTGCGGCATTCCAGCCAAGGGCAAGGATCTACAAAATACCGTCGTCGTCGAACTCACCGAGGGCGTCGATGTCGATCTCGAACGCCTGACGCGCAATTTCTATACGACTTCAAGCTGCGGTGTTTGCGGTAAATCTTCGTTCGAGGCATTGCATACCGGAGTTCGAAAACTCGATATCAGCAACATACAGGTTTCGTCCGAAGTGGTTCATGGTTTGAATGCGACGCTTCTCGCCGCTCAGGCAACGTTCGAAAAGACCGGCGGATTGCATGCGTCCGTCATTTTCGATCTCGACGGCACCGTCGACACGATCGCCGAAGACGTTGGCCGCCATAACGCTCTCGACAAGGTCATCGGCCGAAAATTCATGTCGGGCGAGACACCGATGTCGAACAAGATCCTGATGGTGAGCGGCCGTGCGAGTTTCGAACTGGTGCAAAAGGCCCTGTGGGCAGGAATACCAATACTTGCCGCGGTCGGTGCACCGTCGAGTCTCGCGGTCGAGTTGGCTCGTGAGTATGGGATGACTTTGATTGGATTTGTTCGTGATGAGCGTTTCAATATCTATTGCGGCCGTCATCGGATCGACGCTCCAATAACGATGGTCAATTAA
- a CDS encoding GNAT family N-acetyltransferase yields MEIRVDGLTDPRIHGLLNEHLENMRAISPPESVHALDLDKLRAPDITFWTAWEGDELLGCGALKELDDTHAEVKSMRTASGHLRKGVARQILAHIISESVRRGYGRVSLETGSMEEFEPARRLYASCGFEFCGPFAEYLDDPNSVFMTKEV; encoded by the coding sequence ATGGAAATCAGAGTTGACGGTCTGACCGATCCACGGATACACGGACTGCTTAATGAGCATCTTGAGAACATGAGGGCGATCTCGCCGCCTGAAAGTGTTCACGCGTTAGATCTCGACAAACTCCGTGCGCCCGATATCACTTTTTGGACAGCTTGGGAAGGCGATGAATTACTCGGCTGCGGTGCGTTAAAAGAACTCGATGACACGCACGCCGAGGTAAAATCGATGCGGACGGCATCAGGACATCTGAGAAAAGGCGTCGCGAGGCAAATATTGGCTCATATCATCAGCGAGTCGGTTCGACGCGGTTACGGCCGCGTCAGTCTCGAAACCGGTTCGATGGAAGAGTTCGAACCGGCACGAAGGCTCTATGCAAGTTGTGGATTTGAATTTTGCGGCCCTTTTGCCGAATACCTCGACGATCCGAACAGCGTTTTTATGACCAAGGAAGTTTGA
- the fahA gene encoding fumarylacetoacetase: MTYEINETHDPSLKSWVESANDPNTDFPIQNLPFCMFWRSRDSESPRLGMAIGDQIFDLYAAIGSGLFGSDFEEIAQEMELCDLSFLTEVYGPEVLADIRNAAFEILREGAPADVVRDARACLVPAKSIDPELPFEIGDYTDFYCSIYHATNVGSMFRPENPLLPNYKYVPIGYHGRASSIVVSGTDIKRPHGQNRSDAEAPPVFIPCKSLDYEMEVGFFVGGGNELGKSIPIGEAEQHIFGLCLVNDWSARDIQAWEYQPLGPFLAKNFATTISPFVVTMEALAPFRTPALEREEGDPAPLDYLADEQNEKFGGIDITLEVFIQTEKMRAENIEPFLLSRSNMKDLYWTIGQMLTHHASGGCNLQTGDLIATGTISGKEKSERGSMLELSWRGTEPIELPSGEQRRFLEDGDEIIMKGYCEREGFRRIGFGECRGRILPAD, from the coding sequence ATGACCTACGAAATAAACGAAACACACGACCCTTCCTTGAAAAGCTGGGTCGAATCCGCCAACGATCCGAATACAGATTTTCCGATACAGAATTTACCGTTTTGTATGTTCTGGCGGTCACGCGACAGCGAATCGCCGCGACTCGGAATGGCCATCGGCGATCAGATCTTCGATCTTTACGCAGCGATCGGGTCCGGACTATTTGGTTCTGACTTCGAGGAGATCGCTCAGGAAATGGAATTGTGCGACCTCTCGTTCCTGACCGAGGTATACGGGCCCGAGGTCCTTGCCGATATCAGGAATGCGGCCTTCGAGATCCTGCGTGAGGGTGCTCCCGCAGACGTTGTTCGAGATGCTAGAGCTTGTTTAGTTCCGGCAAAGAGCATTGACCCCGAACTGCCGTTTGAGATCGGCGACTACACCGATTTCTACTGCTCGATCTATCATGCGACGAATGTTGGGTCGATGTTTCGCCCCGAAAATCCTCTGCTGCCGAATTATAAATATGTGCCGATCGGGTATCACGGGCGGGCTTCGAGCATTGTGGTGTCGGGGACGGACATCAAGCGGCCGCACGGGCAAAACCGGAGCGACGCGGAGGCTCCGCCGGTGTTTATTCCGTGTAAGAGTCTAGATTATGAGATGGAGGTCGGGTTCTTCGTCGGCGGTGGAAACGAGTTGGGAAAGTCGATCCCGATCGGCGAAGCCGAACAGCATATCTTCGGGCTGTGCCTCGTCAACGACTGGTCCGCCCGCGACATACAGGCGTGGGAATACCAGCCGCTCGGGCCGTTTCTCGCAAAGAATTTCGCCACGACCATCTCGCCTTTCGTCGTCACGATGGAAGCTCTCGCACCGTTCCGCACACCCGCGCTCGAACGCGAAGAAGGCGATCCAGCACCGCTCGATTACCTTGCGGATGAGCAAAACGAAAAGTTCGGCGGCATCGACATCACTCTCGAGGTCTTTATCCAAACCGAGAAGATGCGTGCGGAAAACATCGAACCTTTCTTATTAAGCCGCTCGAACATGAAAGACCTCTACTGGACGATCGGCCAAATGCTCACGCACCACGCATCCGGCGGCTGCAACCTTCAAACCGGCGACCTCATCGCCACCGGCACCATCTCCGGCAAAGAAAAGTCCGAACGCGGCTCAATGCTCGAACTCTCGTGGCGAGGCACCGAACCCATCGAACTCCCATCCGGCGAACAACGCCGATTCCTCGAAGACGGCGACGAGATCATCATGAAAGGCTACTGCGAACGCGAAGGCTTTCGCCGAATCGGCTTCGGCGAATGCCGTGGTCGTATTCTGCCGGCGGATTAG
- a CDS encoding pseudouridine-5'-phosphate glycosidase — MKLSISEEVSSAIKQRQPVVALESTVIAHGLPYPQNLETAIKLEQIVRDSGAVPATIAVFGGEFYVGLVEEQIEQLATRKDIRKISRRDLPIAVANKLDCATTVATTAFVAHRAGIKIFATGGIGGVHRGFDADISADLPELAQTPIMVVCSGAKIVLDLPRTREWLETNGITVLGWQCGELPAFYSRASGLAIDERVESAEDVAKVASARDELGLKNSILLTVPIPTEFEIDRGELEAILADALKLADDRGVLGKEITPFLLSQMSERSGGRTLTANIALLENNARVAALVAAAIANGNQS; from the coding sequence ATGAAGTTAAGTATCTCAGAAGAAGTATCAAGTGCTATTAAGCAGCGACAACCCGTCGTCGCGCTTGAGTCGACCGTTATCGCCCACGGCCTGCCTTATCCGCAAAACCTCGAAACGGCGATAAAACTTGAGCAGATCGTCCGTGACAGCGGAGCGGTCCCGGCAACGATAGCGGTGTTTGGAGGCGAATTTTACGTCGGGCTCGTCGAGGAACAGATCGAACAGCTTGCGACTCGAAAGGACATTCGCAAGATATCACGCCGCGACCTGCCGATCGCTGTCGCTAACAAATTGGATTGCGCGACGACGGTCGCGACGACCGCCTTTGTCGCACATCGGGCCGGTATCAAGATCTTCGCGACGGGCGGCATCGGCGGCGTACATCGCGGGTTTGACGCCGATATTTCTGCCGACCTGCCGGAACTCGCACAAACGCCGATCATGGTCGTTTGTTCCGGAGCTAAGATCGTCCTCGACCTGCCGCGAACGCGTGAATGGCTCGAGACGAACGGCATCACCGTGCTCGGATGGCAATGCGGCGAACTGCCGGCGTTCTATTCGCGGGCAAGCGGGTTGGCGATCGACGAACGCGTTGAGTCGGCAGAAGATGTGGCGAAGGTCGCAAGTGCCCGCGATGAGCTGGGGTTAAAAAACTCGATCCTACTGACCGTGCCGATCCCAACGGAATTTGAGATCGACCGCGGCGAACTCGAAGCGATCCTCGCCGATGCCCTGAAGCTCGCCGATGACCGAGGCGTGCTAGGTAAAGAGATCACGCCGTTCCTGCTCTCGCAGATGTCCGAGCGAAGCGGCGGACGAACGCTCACAGCAAATATCGCTTTGCTTGAAAACAATGCCCGAGTCGCCGCATTGGTCGCGGCAGCCATAGCAAATGGAAATCAGAGTTGA
- the lepB gene encoding signal peptidase I yields the protein MSTEEKENTEASGSKPTGPPKSTFREYFESFAVTLVMAIFGMTFILQAVTVPTGSMQNTILVGDYLLVNKFIFTPGGSSSLPFLPQREIERGDIIVFKYPGDAVNPASDRERGLVKYQINYVKRVIGLPGETVQFKNNQVFINGELLAEHRVLGDAADDISALTTKEFEERKPDEKWDVYYAEKRMNLVQSGRDLSVSDWDFGVQGKPMRVPDNHFFVMGDSRDRSDDSRGWGFVPRDLIIGRAMFVYWSCDRGASNGSVFGCLTHPRLSRIGKFVK from the coding sequence ATGAGCACAGAAGAGAAAGAGAATACTGAGGCTTCCGGATCAAAACCTACCGGCCCTCCCAAATCGACGTTTCGTGAGTATTTCGAATCGTTTGCCGTTACACTTGTGATGGCGATATTCGGCATGACGTTCATCTTGCAGGCGGTAACAGTTCCGACGGGCTCGATGCAGAATACGATCCTCGTCGGTGATTACCTGCTCGTAAACAAATTCATTTTCACGCCCGGAGGCAGCAGCAGTTTACCTTTTCTGCCTCAGCGTGAGATCGAACGCGGCGACATAATCGTGTTCAAATATCCGGGTGATGCCGTGAATCCCGCGTCGGACCGCGAACGCGGCCTCGTTAAATATCAGATCAATTACGTCAAACGGGTGATCGGATTGCCCGGCGAGACGGTTCAATTCAAGAATAATCAGGTCTTTATTAACGGCGAACTATTGGCTGAACACCGAGTGTTGGGCGATGCGGCCGATGACATCTCCGCCCTGACGACCAAAGAATTCGAAGAACGAAAGCCGGACGAAAAATGGGACGTCTATTATGCGGAAAAGCGGATGAATCTCGTTCAATCGGGCAGGGATCTTTCGGTCAGCGATTGGGATTTCGGGGTCCAGGGAAAACCGATGAGGGTTCCAGATAACCATTTCTTTGTGATGGGCGACAGCCGTGACCGGAGCGATGACAGTCGAGGATGGGGATTTGTGCCGCGCGACCTGATCATTGGGCGGGCGATGTTCGTTTATTGGTCTTGTGATCGAGGTGCCTCGAACGGAAGTGTCTTTGGCTGCCTAACGCACCCGCGCCTTAGCCGGATCGGAAAGTTTGTGAAATAG
- the rnc gene encoding ribonuclease III yields the protein MTSKLATLENLTGHKFSDLTILERAVTHRSWAFENMPAASDEEIRAVENESLEFVGDSVLGLAIAEQVFRNNPRLSEGDLTLMKHHLVSTVTLAKIAAEIEIGQYIRVGRGEEKTGGRKKQALLANTLEAIIGAIFFDGGYIKARAFVGKIFADEIKSATPKSSLDYKTMLQERLQAEKLVAPSYNVIRVDGPPHQRKFYVEAVWSGGKAMGEGRSIKAAEMMAANEALAELSGGGKHTKHAN from the coding sequence ATGACCTCGAAATTGGCAACGCTCGAAAATCTGACGGGCCACAAATTTTCGGACCTGACGATACTGGAACGCGCCGTCACGCATCGCTCGTGGGCGTTCGAAAATATGCCGGCAGCGTCGGACGAAGAGATCAGGGCAGTGGAAAATGAATCGCTCGAATTTGTGGGTGATTCGGTGCTCGGCTTAGCGATAGCAGAGCAGGTATTTCGCAATAATCCACGGCTCAGCGAAGGCGATCTAACGCTGATGAAGCACCATCTTGTCAGCACCGTGACACTTGCAAAGATCGCTGCCGAAATTGAGATCGGACAATATATTCGCGTCGGCCGCGGCGAAGAAAAGACCGGCGGACGGAAAAAGCAAGCACTGCTGGCAAATACGCTCGAGGCGATCATTGGGGCGATATTTTTCGACGGCGGCTACATCAAGGCCCGGGCGTTTGTCGGCAAAATATTTGCGGATGAAATAAAGTCCGCCACTCCCAAAAGCTCGCTTGATTATAAAACGATGCTGCAAGAGAGGCTCCAGGCTGAAAAACTCGTCGCGCCAAGTTACAATGTAATTCGCGTTGACGGCCCGCCACATCAGCGAAAGTTCTATGTTGAGGCTGTTTGGTCGGGCGGTAAGGCAATGGGCGAAGGGCGATCGATAAAGGCCGCAGAAATGATGGCGGCAAACGAGGCATTGGCTGAGCTTTCCGGTGGAGGGAAGCATACGAAACACGCTAATTGA